A genomic stretch from Mycobacterium malmoense includes:
- a CDS encoding plasma-membrane proton-efflux P-type ATPase → MTEATDQLTELPLPQLLNELESSAAGLTAAEALQRLQHYGPNEIAERHRNPVLVFLGYFWAPIPWMIEVALALSVAARHWTDAVIIGVLLAMNGLVAFFEEHQAANAIGALKQRLASAARVLRDGAWVTVAVRELVPGDVVRVRLGDVVPADLRVLDDVTLEVDQSAMTGESLAVSRGQGESLFSGSVLVRGEADALVCATGVSSYMGKTTALVESAGTVSHFQRAVLRIANYLIVIAVALVTLTVVVSLVRGNPVLETLEFALVVTIASIPVALPAVLSVTMAVGARQLAHQEAVVSHLPAVEELGGIDLLCSDKTGTLTQNRLAVAARWTTPAMSDDELLVIAALASRAEDNDVIDLAVLAAAGQRPAARVEQFVPFDPVSKRTEALVRDADGQTFRVSKGAPQVIAALCDGDGATTQVDDVVERFATHGYRSLGVARTDGDGSWRLIGVLGLADPPRDDSAATITAAKELGIDVKMVTGDQVAIGREIARQVGLGEQILDAAILNTADDGDLAARVEATDGFAQVFPEHKYRIVQLLQARGHIVGMTGDGVNDAPALKQADAGIAVDGATDAARAAADVVLLAPGLSVIVAAIAQAREIFARLTSYATYRIAETIRVLLLITLAVVFMNFFPVTAAMIVFLALLNDGAILSIAYDHVRGSSKPVKWDMRSVLTIATVLGIIGVVATFTLFFLADRVFHLSHDLIRTMIYLKLSAAGQLTIFLTRARGPFWSRPAPAPLLLGAVVAAQTVATLISVYGMAMTPLGWRWAGLVWAYAVAWFLINDRVKLATYYWLDRHPRRENPNRWRAKLHTA, encoded by the coding sequence GTGACGGAAGCCACCGATCAGCTGACCGAGTTGCCGCTGCCACAGCTGTTAAACGAATTGGAAAGCTCCGCAGCGGGTTTAACGGCAGCCGAGGCGCTACAACGACTGCAGCATTACGGTCCCAACGAGATCGCCGAGCGCCATCGCAATCCGGTGTTGGTGTTTTTGGGGTATTTCTGGGCGCCGATCCCGTGGATGATCGAAGTGGCGCTGGCGTTGTCGGTGGCCGCCCGGCATTGGACCGACGCGGTGATCATCGGGGTGCTGTTGGCGATGAACGGGCTGGTGGCCTTTTTCGAGGAGCATCAGGCCGCAAACGCGATCGGCGCGCTCAAACAACGCCTGGCGTCGGCGGCGCGAGTGTTGCGCGACGGCGCATGGGTGACGGTGGCGGTGCGCGAGTTGGTGCCCGGCGACGTGGTGCGGGTGCGGCTCGGGGATGTGGTGCCCGCCGATCTGCGGGTGCTCGACGACGTCACGCTCGAGGTCGATCAGTCGGCGATGACCGGTGAATCGCTGGCCGTGAGCCGCGGCCAGGGCGAGAGCTTGTTTTCCGGGTCGGTGCTCGTCCGGGGTGAAGCCGACGCGCTGGTGTGTGCCACCGGGGTGTCGTCGTATATGGGGAAGACCACCGCGCTGGTGGAAAGCGCGGGCACGGTAAGCCACTTCCAGCGCGCGGTGCTGCGCATCGCCAATTACCTGATCGTGATCGCGGTCGCGTTGGTGACGTTGACGGTCGTGGTCTCGCTGGTCCGGGGAAATCCGGTGCTGGAGACCCTCGAGTTTGCGCTGGTGGTCACGATCGCGTCGATCCCGGTGGCGCTGCCGGCGGTGCTGTCGGTGACCATGGCCGTGGGGGCGCGCCAGCTGGCGCATCAAGAGGCCGTGGTCAGCCACTTGCCCGCGGTCGAGGAGCTCGGCGGCATCGACCTGTTGTGCTCGGACAAGACCGGAACCCTGACCCAGAACCGTCTCGCGGTGGCCGCCCGCTGGACCACCCCCGCCATGTCCGACGACGAGCTGCTCGTGATTGCCGCGTTGGCCTCGCGCGCCGAAGACAACGACGTCATCGATCTGGCGGTGCTGGCCGCCGCGGGTCAACGACCGGCGGCGCGGGTGGAGCAGTTCGTTCCGTTTGACCCGGTCAGCAAACGCACCGAAGCGCTGGTGCGCGACGCTGACGGTCAGACGTTTCGGGTCAGCAAGGGAGCGCCCCAGGTGATCGCCGCCCTATGCGACGGCGACGGCGCCACCACCCAGGTCGACGACGTGGTCGAACGGTTTGCCACCCACGGGTACCGATCCCTCGGCGTGGCCAGGACGGACGGCGACGGCTCGTGGCGGCTGATCGGTGTGCTGGGGCTGGCCGACCCGCCCCGGGACGACTCCGCGGCCACCATCACCGCCGCAAAGGAACTCGGCATCGACGTCAAAATGGTCACCGGTGATCAGGTGGCCATCGGTCGCGAGATCGCCCGCCAGGTCGGCCTGGGCGAGCAGATCCTCGACGCGGCCATCCTCAACACCGCCGACGACGGCGACCTAGCCGCCCGAGTGGAAGCCACCGACGGGTTCGCGCAGGTGTTTCCCGAACACAAGTACCGCATCGTGCAGCTGCTGCAGGCCCGCGGGCACATCGTCGGGATGACCGGCGATGGCGTCAACGATGCCCCCGCGCTCAAGCAGGCCGACGCCGGCATCGCGGTGGACGGCGCCACGGACGCGGCCCGCGCGGCCGCCGACGTGGTCCTGCTGGCGCCGGGGTTGTCGGTGATCGTGGCCGCGATCGCGCAGGCCCGCGAAATCTTTGCCCGGCTGACCAGTTACGCCACTTACCGCATCGCCGAAACCATCCGGGTGCTGCTGCTGATCACCCTGGCGGTCGTGTTCATGAATTTCTTCCCGGTCACCGCCGCAATGATCGTGTTCCTGGCGCTGCTCAACGACGGCGCGATCCTGTCCATCGCCTACGATCACGTGCGCGGCTCATCAAAGCCGGTCAAGTGGGACATGCGCAGTGTGCTGACCATCGCCACCGTGCTGGGCATCATCGGGGTAGTGGCGACCTTCACGCTTTTCTTCCTCGCCGACAGGGTCTTTCACCTCAGTCATGACCTCATCCGCACCATGATCTACCTGAAATTGTCGGCAGCCGGCCAGCTGACCATCTTCCTCACCCGCGCCCGGGGTCCGTTCTGGTCCCGGCCCGCACCCGCACCGCTACTGCTGGGCGCGGTCGTCGCAGCGCAAACCGTTGCCACCCTGATCTCCGTCTACGGGATGGCGATGACCCCGCTCGGGTGGCGCTGGGCCGGTCTCGTGTGGGCCTACGCGGTGGCGTGGTTCCTGATCAACGACCGGGTCAAGCTCGCCACCTACTACTGGCTCGACCGCCACCCCCGCCGCGAAAATCCAAACCGCTGGCGCGCCAAGCTCCACACGGCCTGA
- a CDS encoding HAD hydrolase family protein, whose amino-acid sequence MGFFRVVAVDLDGTLTSAGQLSAQALGAIDRIRRDGLQVVLVTGRIGAELASDFPKITDHVDALVLENGAVSVTAGRTNPLSAPVDRALEAALEQRGVPYRRGKVILAVDGQHAATVLEVIGVLGLDCQIVRNREALMVLPAGVTKGTGLAAMLTQMNLSPHNTIAIGDAENDLSLFGSAEIGVAVANAVSSVRDHADLVLEQPDGAGVAEFLTGPYLNGTRRWCPPRRWVRIGTFDDGTPAKMPGSQARMVVTGPAGSGKSYLVGLLAEEWINAGYCVLLVDPEGDHRQLRQLNRVQLIDAQHRLPEPVELVGLLQPHTGLVVDLSALPTADKVDYLRRLRPAAEAYREARGFPHWVVYDEAQLLGADQQPHWTRRGGYLLSSFVPASLPAGEVDDTDIVLTLEGADEAGDVMPQPARRATVQFGTAAPRAFTIAARRTGHVRHCHKYADVRLPKERRFYFRPTAGHTIPPAGTMYEFRTALGHLDPQALQYHLERGDFSRWFGDTIADTELAAQVAAWEDELAARRAADLQRIRRQLIHAIEERYLNAAERS is encoded by the coding sequence GTGGGGTTCTTCCGTGTGGTGGCCGTCGATTTGGACGGCACTCTCACCTCGGCGGGTCAGCTTTCGGCGCAGGCATTGGGGGCCATCGATCGAATTCGGCGCGACGGTCTCCAAGTCGTTCTGGTCACCGGGCGAATCGGAGCCGAGTTGGCGTCGGACTTCCCCAAGATTACCGATCATGTTGATGCGCTGGTCCTGGAAAACGGGGCCGTATCCGTGACCGCCGGCAGGACCAACCCGCTATCGGCGCCGGTGGACCGCGCGCTCGAGGCAGCGCTGGAGCAGCGGGGGGTGCCGTATCGGCGCGGCAAGGTGATCTTGGCCGTCGACGGCCAGCACGCCGCAACCGTTCTCGAAGTGATTGGCGTGTTGGGGCTGGACTGTCAGATCGTGCGAAACCGGGAAGCGCTGATGGTTCTGCCGGCCGGGGTCACCAAGGGCACCGGGCTCGCGGCCATGCTGACGCAGATGAACCTCTCACCGCATAACACGATCGCCATCGGGGACGCCGAAAATGACCTGTCGCTGTTCGGCTCGGCCGAAATCGGCGTCGCGGTGGCTAATGCGGTGTCGTCGGTGCGCGACCATGCCGATCTGGTGCTCGAGCAACCGGACGGAGCCGGTGTTGCCGAGTTTCTGACCGGCCCGTATCTCAATGGGACGCGGCGCTGGTGCCCGCCGCGCCGGTGGGTGCGGATCGGGACCTTCGACGATGGGACCCCGGCGAAAATGCCCGGCAGCCAGGCACGCATGGTGGTGACCGGGCCGGCCGGATCGGGCAAGAGCTACCTGGTCGGGTTGCTGGCCGAGGAATGGATCAACGCCGGCTACTGTGTGTTGCTCGTCGATCCCGAAGGCGATCATCGACAACTGCGGCAGCTCAACCGGGTACAGCTCATCGATGCCCAACATCGCCTTCCCGAACCGGTCGAGCTGGTCGGCTTGCTGCAGCCGCACACCGGCCTGGTGGTGGACCTGTCGGCGCTGCCCACCGCCGACAAGGTCGATTATCTGCGCCGGCTCCGGCCCGCGGCCGAGGCCTACCGCGAAGCACGCGGTTTTCCCCACTGGGTGGTCTATGACGAGGCCCAGCTGCTCGGCGCCGACCAGCAGCCACATTGGACGCGGCGCGGCGGATACCTGCTGTCCTCGTTCGTGCCCGCGTCGCTGCCCGCCGGTGAGGTCGACGACACCGACATCGTGCTTACCCTCGAGGGGGCCGACGAGGCGGGTGACGTTATGCCACAACCCGCGCGGCGGGCAACCGTGCAGTTCGGCACGGCGGCGCCGCGTGCCTTCACCATCGCGGCGCGCCGCACCGGCCACGTGCGGCACTGCCATAAATATGCCGACGTTCGCCTGCCCAAAGAGCGGCGGTTCTACTTCCGGCCAACCGCTGGCCACACCATCCCCCCGGCGGGCACGATGTACGAATTCCGCACCGCGCTAGGCCATCTCGACCCGCAAGCGCTCCAATATCACCTCGAACGCGGCGATTTTTCGCGCTGGTTCGGCGACACCATCGCCGACACGGAACTCGCCGCGCAAGTAGCCGCATGGGAAGACGAGCTGGCGGCCCGCCGCGCCGCCGACCTGCAACGAATACGACGCCAGCTGATCCATGCCATCGAAGAGCGGTACCTCAACGCGGCCGAACGCAGCTGA
- a CDS encoding NAD(P)-binding protein, with the protein MTQVLQETTRKGVGARRWQRPLFVDLLPPCNHACPAGENIQSWLAHAQDGEYEKAWRVLVEDNPLPSTHGRACYHPCETGCNRASLDTPIAIHAVERFLGDLAADEGWRVPVAAPSGKKVLVVGAGPGGLACAYHLARMGHQVEIRDGAEEPGGMMTFGIPAYRLPRAPLRREISHITAMAGITLRCGHRVDDVIGQMRTGGFDAVFVAVGAQEADHLDIPAMDGKKLIDAITLLGDVRQGRRPQLGRTVAVIGGGDVAVDAARTARRLGATDALLVYRRDKPHMKAAPSEASEAFAEGVKVKWLSTVERFGAAGIVIEKVQMNPDGGLTPTGETERLAADSVVLAVGQHSDLSPLRGADGVRITTDDVVAVDEVLMTGHPGIFAGGDCIGGARTMTAAVGHGKLAARAIDAWMRRETYHHPPSHPLVTFDMLHLLDYLDAPRSHQPEVPPMQRSGFGEIVAGLDEAQARYEAQRCLSCGNCFECDNCYAACPEQAITRLGPGRGYSVDMNLCTGCATCFEQCPCHAIDMVPEPGGSAPAGSLGEALAPSGFEVRR; encoded by the coding sequence ATGACGCAGGTCCTGCAGGAGACGACGCGCAAGGGTGTGGGCGCCCGGCGGTGGCAGCGGCCGCTGTTCGTCGATCTTCTTCCGCCGTGCAACCACGCCTGCCCGGCCGGAGAAAACATCCAGTCCTGGCTGGCCCATGCTCAGGACGGGGAATACGAAAAGGCCTGGCGGGTGCTGGTCGAGGACAATCCGCTTCCCTCGACGCACGGCCGAGCCTGCTATCACCCTTGCGAGACCGGCTGCAATCGCGCGTCGCTGGACACACCGATCGCCATCCACGCGGTCGAGCGTTTCCTGGGTGATCTCGCGGCCGACGAGGGCTGGCGCGTGCCGGTCGCAGCGCCCAGCGGCAAAAAGGTTCTCGTCGTGGGCGCCGGCCCTGGCGGACTGGCGTGCGCCTATCACCTGGCGCGCATGGGCCATCAGGTCGAAATCCGCGATGGCGCCGAGGAACCCGGCGGAATGATGACCTTCGGCATTCCCGCCTACCGGCTGCCGCGCGCCCCCCTGCGCCGAGAGATCTCCCACATCACCGCGATGGCGGGCATCACCCTCCGGTGCGGCCATCGCGTCGACGATGTGATCGGCCAGATGCGCACCGGCGGGTTCGACGCCGTCTTCGTGGCCGTCGGCGCGCAAGAAGCCGACCACCTGGACATTCCGGCCATGGACGGCAAGAAGCTCATCGATGCGATCACCCTGCTGGGCGACGTGAGACAGGGGAGGCGCCCCCAGCTTGGCCGTACGGTGGCAGTCATTGGCGGCGGCGACGTCGCGGTGGACGCCGCGCGCACCGCCCGGCGCCTCGGGGCAACGGACGCGTTGCTGGTGTATCGCCGCGACAAGCCCCACATGAAGGCGGCGCCCAGCGAGGCCAGCGAGGCATTCGCCGAAGGCGTGAAGGTCAAATGGCTAAGCACCGTCGAGCGGTTCGGCGCGGCGGGGATCGTGATCGAAAAGGTTCAGATGAACCCCGACGGCGGCCTGACCCCGACCGGCGAGACCGAGCGGCTTGCCGCGGACTCGGTCGTGCTGGCCGTCGGCCAACACAGCGACCTGTCGCCGTTGCGCGGCGCGGACGGGGTCAGGATCACCACCGATGACGTCGTGGCGGTCGACGAGGTGTTGATGACCGGCCATCCTGGGATCTTCGCCGGCGGGGACTGCATCGGCGGCGCCCGCACGATGACCGCGGCCGTCGGGCACGGCAAGCTGGCGGCGCGCGCCATCGACGCCTGGATGCGACGCGAAACCTACCACCATCCGCCGTCGCACCCGTTGGTCACCTTCGACATGCTGCACCTGCTCGATTATCTGGACGCGCCGCGCAGCCACCAGCCCGAAGTTCCGCCGATGCAGCGCAGCGGATTCGGCGAAATCGTGGCGGGCCTCGACGAAGCCCAGGCGCGCTACGAGGCGCAGCGTTGCCTGTCGTGCGGCAACTGCTTCGAATGCGACAACTGCTATGCGGCCTGCCCGGAACAGGCGATCACCCGCCTGGGCCCTGGGCGCGGCTACAGCGTCGACATGAACCTTTGCACCGGCTGCGCAACATGTTTCGAACAGTGCCCCTGCCACGCCATCGACATGGTTCCCGAGCCGGGCGGATCCGCCCCTGCGGGCAGCCTCGGCGAAGCCCTGGCGCCAAGCGGTTTCGAGGTGCGGAGATGA
- the nifJ gene encoding pyruvate:ferredoxin (flavodoxin) oxidoreductase → MTGHAATVDGNTAVAHIAYRVNEVCAIYPITPSSPMAELADAWSDRGIRNIWGSVPVVQEMQAEGGAAGCVHGSLQSGALTTTFTASQGLMLMLPNMYKIAGELTSTVFHVAARALAAGASSIFGDHQDVMAARITGFGILGASSVQEAHDLALVAQAATLAARVPLIHFTDGFRTSHEYNKISLIPDADIAAMIDDDAVRAHRERGLSPERPVTRGTWQNPDTYFQTREAVNPFYARVPAMVQSSMDRLAALCGRRYSLFRYDGPRDAERVVISMGSAAEVVRETARWLGDRGEKVGALQVLLYRPFSAEHFLDALPRTVRSIAVLDRTKEPGAPMEPLHADVVGVLSEAVAAGRLTRMPRVIGGRYGLSSKDFHPGMAKAVFDELNKPDPHNHFTVGIIDDVSHTSLDYDRTLDIEPGDTVRCLFFGLGADGTVGANKNSVKILSEAPDRHAQAYFEYDSHKSGAETASHLRFGASPITAPYLIRHADFVACHKFSFLTKRDVLGPAIRGATFLLNSPYGPDDVWDRLPRQIQQQIIDKDLRFYVIDASAVALRIGLGPRVNTILQTCFFHLAQVLPPARAIAEIKRFIESTYAGQGEAVVKLNFAAVDAALAALHEVHVPEKATGTSDIPPIVAPSAPEFVRQVTAEIMAGRGDDIPVSRIPEDGTFPAGTTQYEKRDIAVQVPIWDPALCIQCGQCSIVCPHSVIRAKTYDAKSLDGAPSGFPSAPVNARGYPDARFTLQLYVEDCTGCGVCVENCPAYSQTGDDRRAINMGDKLPILQRERENIAFFETLPTPSRQQVNFANVRGVQLLEPLFEFSGACAGCGETPYLKLISQLFGDRLQIANATGCSSIYAGNTPAHAWKADADGRGVAWSNSLFEDNAEFGLGYRLAIDTQASLAHDLLGRLAPQVGEDLATALLGAVQHSESEYAAQRARVATLKDKLATIGSRDARMLLTLADFLVRRSVWIVGGDGWAYDIGYGGLDHVLAQGRDVNVLVLDTEVYSNTGGQASKATPLGASAKFAAAGKRVPRKDLALQAISYGDVYVAQIALGANSEQALIALREAEAFEGTSLVLAYSQCIAHGIDMRIGMKQQARAVASGYWPLFRFDPTMRKRGLNPFRLDSPRPRITLQEYAYRELRYKTLTRTHPDAAAEMLRQAQAAADERYRVYEDLAARDGSRFLPHWQDVT, encoded by the coding sequence ATGACCGGGCACGCCGCCACCGTCGACGGCAACACCGCCGTGGCCCATATCGCCTACCGGGTCAACGAGGTCTGCGCCATCTACCCGATCACCCCCTCCTCGCCGATGGCCGAACTGGCCGATGCGTGGTCGGATCGGGGCATCCGCAACATCTGGGGCAGCGTTCCGGTGGTGCAGGAAATGCAGGCGGAGGGCGGCGCCGCGGGCTGCGTGCATGGTTCGCTGCAAAGCGGCGCGCTCACGACGACCTTCACCGCCTCCCAGGGCCTGATGCTGATGCTGCCCAACATGTACAAGATCGCCGGCGAGCTGACCTCGACGGTGTTTCATGTGGCCGCACGGGCATTGGCCGCCGGGGCCTCCTCGATCTTCGGCGACCATCAAGACGTCATGGCCGCACGCATCACCGGCTTCGGGATTCTCGGCGCAAGCTCGGTGCAGGAAGCCCACGACCTTGCGCTGGTCGCGCAGGCCGCCACGCTGGCCGCGCGTGTTCCGCTGATTCATTTCACCGATGGCTTTCGCACCTCGCACGAGTACAACAAGATTTCGTTGATCCCCGACGCTGATATAGCAGCGATGATCGACGACGATGCGGTGCGCGCCCACCGCGAGCGTGGCCTCAGCCCCGAGCGCCCGGTCACCAGGGGGACCTGGCAGAACCCGGACACCTATTTCCAGACGCGCGAAGCGGTGAACCCGTTCTATGCGAGGGTGCCCGCGATGGTGCAGTCGAGCATGGATCGGCTCGCCGCCCTGTGCGGCCGGCGCTACTCGCTGTTCCGTTACGACGGCCCCCGCGACGCCGAGCGCGTGGTCATCAGCATGGGCTCGGCCGCCGAAGTGGTGCGCGAGACGGCGCGATGGCTGGGCGACCGCGGCGAAAAGGTCGGCGCCCTACAGGTTTTGCTCTATCGACCGTTCTCCGCCGAACACTTCCTGGACGCGCTGCCGCGAACCGTGCGTTCGATCGCGGTGCTCGACCGGACGAAAGAGCCCGGCGCGCCAATGGAACCGCTTCATGCCGATGTGGTGGGCGTGCTGAGCGAGGCCGTGGCGGCCGGGCGGCTCACGCGGATGCCGCGGGTGATCGGCGGCCGTTATGGACTGTCCTCCAAGGATTTCCACCCCGGGATGGCCAAGGCGGTGTTCGATGAGTTGAACAAGCCCGACCCGCACAACCACTTCACCGTCGGGATCATCGACGATGTCAGCCACACCAGCCTCGACTACGACAGGACGCTGGACATCGAGCCCGGCGACACCGTGCGCTGCCTGTTCTTCGGACTTGGCGCCGACGGGACCGTCGGCGCCAACAAGAACAGCGTCAAGATCCTCAGCGAGGCGCCGGATCGCCACGCGCAGGCCTACTTCGAGTACGATTCGCACAAGTCGGGAGCCGAGACCGCGTCGCATCTTCGCTTCGGCGCCAGCCCCATCACGGCGCCCTACCTGATCCGCCACGCCGACTTCGTCGCCTGCCACAAATTCAGCTTCCTGACCAAGCGCGACGTGCTTGGCCCCGCGATCCGCGGCGCGACGTTTCTGCTGAACAGCCCGTACGGACCGGACGACGTCTGGGACCGGCTCCCGCGCCAGATCCAACAGCAGATCATTGACAAGGACTTGCGGTTCTATGTCATCGACGCCTCGGCCGTGGCGCTACGGATCGGGCTGGGGCCACGGGTGAATACCATCTTGCAGACCTGCTTTTTCCATTTGGCCCAGGTCCTGCCGCCCGCGCGGGCCATCGCCGAAATCAAACGCTTCATCGAAAGCACCTATGCCGGCCAGGGCGAGGCGGTGGTGAAATTGAACTTCGCGGCCGTCGACGCCGCGCTCGCTGCCCTGCACGAGGTGCATGTTCCCGAAAAGGCTACCGGCACAAGCGATATCCCACCCATCGTCGCGCCCAGCGCTCCGGAATTCGTCCGCCAGGTCACCGCGGAGATCATGGCCGGTCGCGGCGATGACATCCCCGTCAGCCGCATACCCGAGGACGGCACCTTTCCCGCGGGCACCACGCAATACGAAAAGCGCGACATCGCCGTGCAGGTGCCGATCTGGGATCCGGCGTTGTGCATCCAGTGTGGCCAGTGCAGCATCGTCTGCCCACACAGCGTCATTCGCGCCAAGACATATGACGCGAAAAGCCTCGACGGCGCGCCCAGCGGCTTCCCGTCCGCGCCCGTCAACGCCCGCGGTTATCCCGACGCGCGCTTCACCCTGCAGCTCTATGTCGAGGACTGCACCGGTTGCGGTGTATGCGTTGAGAACTGCCCCGCCTACAGCCAAACCGGTGACGACCGGCGCGCCATCAACATGGGTGACAAGCTGCCGATCCTGCAGCGGGAGCGCGAGAACATCGCGTTCTTCGAGACGCTGCCCACCCCGAGCCGCCAGCAGGTGAACTTCGCCAATGTGCGCGGGGTACAGCTCCTAGAGCCGCTATTCGAGTTCAGCGGCGCCTGCGCCGGCTGCGGCGAAACCCCGTATCTGAAGCTGATTTCGCAGCTTTTCGGCGACCGGCTGCAGATCGCCAACGCGACGGGCTGTTCGTCGATCTACGCCGGTAACACCCCGGCCCATGCCTGGAAGGCCGACGCCGACGGGCGCGGGGTGGCATGGTCGAACTCGCTGTTTGAGGACAACGCCGAATTCGGCCTGGGCTACCGGCTGGCGATCGACACGCAGGCCAGCCTGGCCCACGATCTGCTGGGCCGGCTTGCCCCACAGGTCGGAGAGGACCTGGCCACTGCGCTGCTGGGCGCGGTACAGCACAGCGAATCCGAATACGCCGCACAGCGCGCCCGCGTGGCAACCCTCAAGGACAAGCTCGCCACGATCGGATCGCGCGATGCGCGGATGCTGTTGACCCTCGCCGACTTTCTGGTGCGTCGCAGCGTGTGGATCGTCGGTGGCGATGGCTGGGCCTACGACATCGGTTATGGCGGCCTCGACCACGTGCTGGCCCAGGGGCGCGATGTCAACGTGCTCGTCCTGGACACCGAGGTCTACTCGAACACCGGGGGCCAGGCATCGAAGGCGACCCCGCTGGGCGCCTCGGCAAAATTCGCGGCGGCGGGAAAGCGCGTGCCGCGCAAGGATCTTGCCCTTCAGGCGATCTCCTATGGCGATGTCTATGTGGCTCAGATAGCGCTGGGCGCCAATTCCGAACAGGCGCTCATCGCGCTGCGCGAGGCGGAGGCGTTCGAGGGCACGTCCCTCGTTTTGGCCTACTCGCAGTGCATCGCCCACGGCATCGACATGCGCATCGGCATGAAGCAGCAGGCCCGCGCGGTGGCCAGCGGCTACTGGCCGCTGTTCCGGTTCGATCCCACCATGCGCAAACGGGGCCTCAACCCATTCCGGCTGGACTCCCCGCGCCCGCGAATTACGTTGCAGGAGTATGCCTATCGCGAGCTACGCTACAAGACACTGACCAGGACCCATCCCGACGCCGCCGCCGAAATGTTGCGCCAGGCCCAGGCGGCCGCCGACGAGCGATATCGGGTCTATGAAGACCTGGCGGCGCGCGACGGCAGCCGCTTCCTGCCGCACTGGCAGGACGTCACCTAA
- a CDS encoding dihydroorotate dehydrogenase-like protein, whose translation MTRPRPDSAAEPDLRTRYLGLDLEHPIVASASPLTADLDGILRLADAGVAAIVMASIYEEQVVAEELAQAALLEQGSDTQPEATGYFPQVPADRGVLEGRLQTLRLASQRAGVPIIASLNAKSNTGWVDVARRLEEAGASAIELNIYRVPADPAETGAAVEDSYAEILRVVKDAVNVPVAVKLVPFFSSPANMATKLVQAGADGLVLFNRFYEPDIDLDSLKPRTDFQLSTPYDIRLPLMWIGLLSRHVNASFAASTGVWSGDEVVKYLLAGADVTMTTSALLQHGPQHVTTLLDGLRDWMHSRGFESVAALKGRLAADQHPAAAAQFLRAQYHEILTTGYLGIGC comes from the coding sequence ATGACCCGGCCACGGCCAGATAGCGCCGCCGAGCCGGACCTGCGCACCCGGTATCTGGGGCTTGACCTCGAACATCCGATCGTTGCGTCGGCGTCGCCGCTGACCGCCGATTTGGACGGCATCCTGCGACTTGCCGACGCCGGGGTCGCGGCGATCGTGATGGCCTCGATCTACGAGGAGCAGGTCGTCGCCGAGGAACTGGCGCAGGCCGCGCTGCTCGAGCAGGGCAGCGACACCCAACCGGAGGCCACCGGATACTTCCCACAGGTCCCCGCGGACCGGGGCGTGCTGGAGGGCCGGCTGCAGACGCTGCGGCTCGCATCGCAGCGCGCGGGCGTGCCGATCATCGCCAGCCTGAACGCGAAATCCAATACCGGCTGGGTCGATGTCGCGCGTCGGTTGGAAGAGGCCGGCGCCAGCGCCATCGAGCTCAACATCTACCGCGTACCCGCCGACCCGGCCGAAACCGGTGCGGCGGTAGAAGATAGCTATGCCGAAATCCTGCGGGTGGTCAAAGACGCGGTCAACGTGCCGGTCGCGGTCAAGCTCGTCCCGTTCTTCAGTTCGCCGGCGAATATGGCGACCAAACTGGTGCAGGCCGGCGCCGACGGGCTCGTGCTGTTCAACCGGTTCTACGAGCCCGATATCGACCTCGATTCGCTGAAACCGCGGACCGACTTTCAACTCAGCACGCCCTACGACATCCGGCTGCCTTTGATGTGGATCGGGCTGCTCTCGCGACACGTCAACGCCTCGTTTGCGGCCAGCACCGGCGTGTGGAGCGGCGACGAAGTCGTCAAATACCTGTTGGCGGGCGCCGACGTGACGATGACGACCTCGGCCCTACTCCAGCACGGCCCGCAGCACGTGACCACGCTGCTGGACGGTCTGCGTGACTGGATGCACAGCCGCGGATTCGAATCGGTGGCCGCCCTCAAGGGCCGGCTCGCGGCCGACCAACATCCCGCCGCCGCGGCGCAGTTCCTGCGCGCCCAGTATCACGAAATCCTGACCACCGGTTATCTGGGCATCGGATGCTGA